Proteins encoded by one window of Cannabis sativa cultivar Pink pepper isolate KNU-18-1 chromosome 4, ASM2916894v1, whole genome shotgun sequence:
- the LOC115715205 gene encoding respiratory burst oxidase homolog protein D, giving the protein MRRSNSDKRRGGGGGGDREMTKASYSSSSKDHQELAVSSADDDETSFMSRGAGFSGPLEMSKNNHNSKNNNDDDDDDAYVEVTLDIHDDTVAVHSVQATTTGNEDPELALLTKKTLHDINKSSKSSSFGSSRFRTASSRVITHVSQELKRLASNSKRSSSTTASRRFNRNKSAAAHALKGLKFIAAKTGGATASAAWSAVEKRFDQLTANSDGLLHSSLFGECIGMNKESKEFAGELFRALARRRNISGEYINKAQLQEFWEQVADESFDSRLQTFFDMVDRDADGRITEEEVREIISLSASANKLSNIQKQSEEYAAMIMEELDPENAGYIMVHNLEMLLLQAPNQSVRVTDSRILSQMLSQKLKPTQESNALTRWWERTRYSLMDNWQRVWVMMLWLGIVSGLFTYKFIQYKNNEAAFEVMGYCVCIAKGGAETLKFNMALILLPVCRNTITWLRNKTKLGVVVPFDDNLNFHKVIAAAIVVGVGLHAGAHLTCDFPRILDASEDKYELIEPYFGEEQPESYWWFVKGVEGVTGIIMVVLMAIAFTLATPWFRRNKLNLPKFLKRLTGFNAFWYSHHLFVIVYTLLIVHGIYLYLTKTWYQKTTWMYLAVPVCLYACERLIRALRSSIKAVKILKVAVYPGNVLAIHMTKPQGFKYKSGQYMFVNCAAVSPFEWHPFSITSAPGDDYLSVHIRTLGDWTRQLKTVFSEICQPPTGGKSGLLRADIQVGGNNNPSFPKILIDGAFGAPAQDYKKYDVVLLVGLGIGATPMVSIVKDIINNMKAEENRSNNPSSSSVFRTQKAYYYWVTREQGSFEWFKGILNEVAEMDERGLIELHNYCTSVYEEGDARSALIAMLQSLHHAKSGVDVVSGTRVKSHFAKPNWRQVYKRIALQHPNSRVGVFYCGAPALTKELKQLASDFSHKTSTKFEFHKENF; this is encoded by the exons ATGAGGAGAAGTAACAGTGATAAAAggagaggaggaggaggaggaggagatcGTGAGATGACTAAGGCCTCTTACTCATCATCATCGAAAGATCATCAAGAACTGGCAGTATCATCCGCCGACGATGATGAAACTTCCTTCATGAGCAGAGGAGCTGGTTTCAGTGGTCCTCTCGAAATGAGTAAAAACAATCACAACAGTAAAAACAACAACGATGATGACGACGACGACGCCTACGTTGAGGTCACTCTGGACATCCACGACGACACAGTGGCCGTTCACAGCGTCCAAGCAACCACGACAGGGAACGAGGACCCTGAGCTTGCTCTGCTCACCAAGAAGACTCTTCACGACATCAACAAGTCCTCTAAATCCTCTTCCTTCGGCTCATCTCGTTTCCGTACAGCTTCATCTCGTGTCATCACTCACGTTTCACAGGAACTCAAGCGATTGGCCTCAAACTCAAAGAGATCTTCTTCCACCACTGCTAGTAGGCGCTTCAACCGCAACAAGTCCGCAGCCGCACACGCCTTGAAGGGCCTCAAGTTTATTGCCGCCAAGACAGGTGGCGCCACCGCCTCTGCCGCCTGGTCTGCCGTTGAAAAACGATTCGACCAGCTCACTGCCAATTCCGATGGCCTTCTTCACTCTTCTCTCTTCGGCGAATGCATAG GAATGAACAAAGAATCAAAAGAATTTGCAGGGGAGCTTTTCCGGGCACTGGCTCGGAGGCGCAACATAAGTGGTGAGTACATCAACAAGGCACAGCTCCAAGAGTTCTGGGAACAAGTCGCCGATGAAAGCTTTGACTCCAGACTCCAGACTTTCTTCGACAT GGTTGACAGAGATGCTGATGGGCGAATCACAGAGGAAGAAGTCAGAGag ATTATCAGTCTCAGCGCTTCGGCAAACAAACTATCTAACATTCAGAAACAATCAGAAGAGTATGCAGCAATGATCATGGAAGAACTAGACCCTGAAAACGCTGGTTACATCATGGTTCATAATTTGGAAATGTTGTTACTTCAAGCTCCAAACCAATCGGTCAGGGTGACCGACAGCAGGATTTTAAGCCAGATGCTTAGCCAGAAACTGAAACCGACTCAGGAGAGCAATGCCTTGACTCGTTGGTGGGAGAGGACCAGGTACTCCTTAATGGACAATTGGCAAAGGGTGTGGGTTATGATGTTGTGGCTTGGAATAGTTTCGGGTCTTTTCACCTATAAGTTTATTCAGTACAAGAACAACGAGGCTGCTTTCGAAGTCATGGGATATTGTGTTTGCATTGCTAAAGGAGGCGCCGAGACACTCAAGTTCAACATGGCACTCATCTTACTACCTGTCTGCCGAAACACCATCACCTGGCTCAGGAACAAGACCAAGTTAGGTGTCGTTGTTCCTTTTGATGACAATCTTAATTTTCACAAGGTGATTGCTGCGGCAATCGTTGTTGGCGTGGGGCTTCATGCAGGGGCTCACTTGACATGTGACTTTCCGCGAATTCTCGACGCCTCAGAGGACAAGTACGAGCTCATAGAACCTTACTTTGGTGAAGAACAGCCTGAAAGCTATTGGTGGTTTGTTAAAGGAGTCGAAGGTGTGACTGGAATTATAATGGTTGTGTTGATGGCCATTGCTTTCACTCTGGCCACCCCATGGTTCAGGCGGAACAAGCTCAACCTGCCCAAGTTCTTAAAGAGGCTGACTGGTTTCAATGCCTTTTGGTACTCCCATCACCTTTTTGTCATTGTCTACACTCTCCTTATTGTCCATGGAATTTATCTCTATCTCACAAAGACATGGTATCAAAAAACG ACATGGATGTATTTGGCAGTACCAGTGTGCCTTTACGCTTGTGAAAGGTTGATCAGAGCACTTAGATCAAGCATCAAAGCTGTTAAGATTCTGAAAGTGGCTGTATATCCTGGAAATGTGTTGGCAATTCACATGACAAAGCCACAGGGTTTCAAATACAAGAGTGGTCAGTACATGTTTGTTAACTGTGCTGCTGTATCCCCCTTCGAATG GCATCCATTTTCTATCACATCAGCGCCTGGAGATGACTACTTGAGCGTTCACATTCGAACACTCGGCGATTGGACTCGGCAACTCAAAACTGTCTTTTCAGAG ATTTGTCAGCCTCCAACGGGTGGAAAGAGCGGTCTATTGAGAGCAGACATTCAAGTTGGGGGAAACAATAACCCGAGCTTCCCCAAGATTTTGATCGACGGTGCATTCGGAGCTCCAGCACAGGACTACAAGAAATACGACGTGGTATTGCTTGTTGGACTTGGGATAGGAGCCACACCCATGGTGAGCATTGTCAAAGACATCATAAACAACATGAAGGCCGAGGAGAATAGATCGAATAATCCCTCGTCTTCGTCAGTGTTCAGGACCCAGAAAGCTTATTACTACTGGGTGACAAGGGAACAGGGTTCGTTCGAGTGGTTCAAAGGGATACTTAATGAGGTGGCTGAGATGGACGAGAGAGGCCTCATTGAACTCCACAACTACTGCACCAGTGTATACGAAGAAGGAGATGCGAGATCAGCTCTCATTGCCATGCTTCAGTCTCTCCACCATGCCAAGAGTGGTGTGGATGTTGTCTCAGGCACTCGTGTCAAATCGCATTTTGCCAAGCCAAACTGGCGCCAAGTCTACAAGAGGATTGCTCTTCAACACCCTAATTCTCGAGTTG GCGTGTTTTACTGTGGGGCACCGGCACTGACCAAAGAACTCAAACAACTGGCTTCCGACTTCTCCCACAAGACCTcgaccaagtttgagtttcaCAAAGAGAACTTTTGa